A stretch of Clostridium sp. BJN0001 DNA encodes these proteins:
- a CDS encoding TraX family protein: MKGLIKLSMNGTQLKILALILMLVDHIAEFIPFTPIWFHYIGRLSAPVFMFCMIWGVYYTHNRKLYLTRMYMFGVIMALMNIICNNLYKNPYTYISNNIFVTLLLIGILCSIFDIRKQNRKKGNIYLIMFIIFQIISTLICALLSMFINLKDVIMFFSALIPNILLCEGSFIFVIFGVILYYTKENKIKFSLIYTLFSSIFLLSAILSGKGLFNDQCQWMMIGALPLLLFYNNKKGIGLKYLFYIFYPVHIFLLFWIGNIFF; encoded by the coding sequence ATGAAAGGATTGATTAAATTAAGCATGAATGGAACACAATTAAAAATACTAGCACTTATATTAATGCTTGTTGACCATATAGCAGAATTTATTCCATTTACTCCAATATGGTTTCATTATATAGGAAGACTTTCAGCTCCAGTATTTATGTTTTGCATGATATGGGGAGTTTATTATACTCATAATAGAAAATTATATCTTACTAGAATGTATATGTTTGGAGTTATAATGGCGCTTATGAATATTATTTGTAATAATTTATATAAAAATCCATATACGTATATATCAAATAATATATTTGTTACTTTGTTATTAATAGGAATTTTATGTAGTATATTTGATATAAGAAAGCAAAATAGGAAAAAAGGTAATATATATTTAATAATGTTTATTATATTTCAAATAATAAGTACATTAATATGTGCATTATTATCAATGTTTATAAATCTAAAAGATGTAATTATGTTTTTCAGCGCTTTGATTCCTAATATTCTTTTATGTGAAGGAAGTTTTATTTTTGTTATTTTTGGAGTTATTTTATATTACACAAAAGAAAATAAAATAAAATTTTCACTTATATATACATTGTTTTCAAGTATTTTTTTACTAAGTGCTATCTTGTCAGGAAAGGGTCTTTTTAACGATCAATGTCAATGGATGATGATAGGAGCACTTCCTCTTTTATTATTTTATAATAATAAAAAAGGCATAGGGCTTAAGTATCTTTTTTATATTTTTTATCCGGTACATATTTTTTTACTATTTTGGATTGGAAACATATTTTTTTAG
- a CDS encoding flavodoxin, with product MKSIVVYYSVSGQTKLVSEMISKKLECDILEITTKKEIPSDPLFRYLKGIKSILFKKENILNEYNFNSNTYDRIILGFPNWASNCPPAMKEFIKENDFNDKDIYLFTTYVARGGDSCVRNVSKNFNHSQVKKMAKFSIPSKKSEKYINNILDKFLEE from the coding sequence ATGAAAAGTATAGTTGTATATTATTCAGTGTCTGGTCAGACAAAACTTGTTTCTGAGATGATATCAAAAAAATTAGAATGTGATATTTTAGAAATAACAACAAAAAAAGAAATACCAAGTGATCCATTATTTAGATATTTAAAAGGAATAAAGTCGATTCTTTTTAAAAAAGAGAACATTTTAAATGAATATAATTTTAATTCTAATACATATGATAGAATTATACTTGGATTCCCAAATTGGGCAAGTAATTGTCCTCCAGCAATGAAAGAGTTTATAAAAGAAAATGATTTTAATGATAAAGATATATATTTATTTACTACTTATGTAGCAAGAGGTGGAGATTCATGTGTAAGAAATGTCAGCAAAAACTTTAATCATTCACAGGTAAAAAAGATGGCTAAATTCTCAATACCATCAAAAAAGAGTGAAAAATATATAAATAATATTTTGGATAAATTTTTAGAGGAGTAG
- a CDS encoding 6-phospho-alpha-glucosidase produces the protein MKKKKIVICGGGSTYTPGIVKSLLMQKEKIGIDQLWLYDIDKERQDNVSIIVKEVMKQFGPEIPLKVSIDPKEAFKDADFIMAQMRVGKLKMREVDEKISIKHGVIGQETCGAGGMAYGMRTIYPMVELIDNCEKYASKNYWIVNYSNPAAIVAKATQKLRPNARILNICDMPVEIEARMAEILGCKLQDIEVDYFGLNHFGWFTKVRENGIDVTDKLKEHVKKYGYLSEASYKDALVKEPSWARTFETSKYIVSLYKDYLPNTYMQYYLFPDKVLEHEDINNTRARQVINGREKHIFDAANAYKKGEEVDLNQFFVGVHGLFIVEVVESLANDSRSRQLVMVPNNGTIKNLPDDAMVEVPAYITSRGPEPVRVGEIPKFYKGLIEQQDACEALLVDAAIEKSYDKALKAFALNKTIPSTTKAKEILDEMIEANKEYWPELK, from the coding sequence ATGAAGAAGAAAAAAATAGTAATATGTGGTGGAGGAAGTACTTATACTCCAGGAATAGTTAAGAGTTTACTTATGCAAAAAGAAAAAATAGGTATAGACCAATTATGGTTATATGATATAGATAAAGAAAGACAGGATAATGTTTCAATTATTGTTAAAGAAGTTATGAAACAGTTTGGACCTGAAATTCCATTAAAAGTTTCTATAGATCCCAAAGAGGCATTTAAAGATGCTGATTTTATTATGGCACAAATGCGTGTTGGAAAATTAAAAATGAGAGAAGTAGATGAAAAGATTTCGATTAAACATGGTGTTATTGGTCAAGAAACATGTGGTGCAGGAGGAATGGCTTATGGAATGAGAACAATTTATCCAATGGTTGAATTAATTGATAACTGTGAAAAGTATGCATCAAAAAATTATTGGATTGTAAATTATTCAAATCCAGCTGCAATTGTAGCTAAGGCGACACAAAAGTTAAGACCAAATGCTAGAATATTAAATATATGTGATATGCCTGTAGAAATTGAAGCAAGAATGGCTGAAATATTAGGATGCAAATTACAAGATATAGAGGTTGATTATTTTGGACTTAATCATTTTGGCTGGTTTACAAAAGTTAGAGAAAATGGAATTGATGTGACAGATAAATTGAAAGAACATGTTAAAAAGTACGGATATTTATCAGAAGCAAGTTATAAAGATGCACTAGTTAAAGAGCCATCATGGGCACGTACATTTGAAACATCTAAATATATTGTATCTTTATATAAAGATTATCTTCCTAACACATATATGCAGTATTATTTATTTCCAGATAAAGTACTTGAACATGAAGACATAAATAATACAAGAGCAAGACAAGTTATAAATGGTCGAGAAAAACATATTTTTGATGCTGCAAACGCATATAAAAAAGGTGAAGAAGTTGATTTGAATCAGTTCTTTGTAGGTGTTCATGGATTATTTATTGTAGAAGTTGTTGAATCATTAGCTAATGATTCACGTTCGCGTCAATTAGTAATGGTGCCTAATAATGGTACAATTAAAAATCTACCAGATGATGCAATGGTAGAAGTTCCTGCTTATATAACATCAAGAGGACCTGAACCAGTAAGAGTTGGAGAAATTCCTAAATTCTACAAAGGATTAATTGAGCAGCAGGATGCCTGTGAAGCATTATTAGTAGATGCAGCTATTGAAAAATCATATGATAAAGCGTTAAAAGCTTTTGCACTTAATAAAACAATTCCTTCTACAACTAAAGCAAAAGAAATTTTAGATGAAATGATTGAAGCTAATAAAGAGTATTGGCCAGAATTAAAATAA
- a CDS encoding MurR/RpiR family transcriptional regulator encodes MLLDKMNEKNLFNQTEQAISEYLIKNIDNIDDLTIHKLAKETFTSNTTIIRFCHKLNFSGFKDMKIQLIKELENSYKFHNNINYNLPFKESDSVKDITLKLAELSKEIIDLSSIELNQKDLQNALVKINEAERIFIFGKGDSYISALYFANNMKRINKYIILADTLHSSASNVLNIRKKDVAIFLTYSGNHYDYTKYSILLRKKGIFSILITSAKKSILTNIVNLTLFIPNRESIDSKIAPFSSELSFTYILNIIYSYIFKENYYINYENTKKKEKNSQEILKNNK; translated from the coding sequence ATGCTATTAGATAAGATGAACGAGAAAAATCTTTTTAATCAAACAGAACAAGCAATTTCTGAATATCTAATAAAAAATATTGATAATATAGACGATTTAACAATTCATAAACTTGCAAAAGAAACATTTACTTCAAACACAACAATCATCAGATTTTGTCATAAACTAAATTTTTCAGGATTTAAAGATATGAAAATACAGTTAATAAAAGAATTAGAAAATTCATATAAGTTCCATAATAATATAAATTATAATTTGCCATTTAAAGAATCCGATTCGGTGAAAGATATTACATTAAAGCTTGCTGAATTATCAAAAGAAATTATTGATTTATCAAGTATTGAATTAAATCAAAAAGATCTTCAAAATGCTCTTGTAAAAATAAATGAAGCAGAAAGAATCTTTATTTTTGGAAAAGGAGATTCTTATATCAGTGCATTATACTTTGCTAATAATATGAAAAGAATCAACAAATATATAATTTTAGCTGATACTCTTCATTCAAGTGCATCAAATGTATTAAATATAAGAAAAAAAGATGTTGCTATTTTCTTAACTTATAGTGGCAATCATTATGATTATACAAAATATTCTATTTTGCTTAGAAAAAAAGGAATATTTTCTATTTTAATAACTTCAGCTAAAAAATCTATTTTAACTAATATCGTTAATTTAACTCTTTTTATTCCTAATCGCGAATCAATAGATTCAAAAATTGCTCCTTTTTCTTCTGAGCTTTCATTTACTTATATTCTAAATATTATATATTCATATATCTTTAAAGAAAACTATTACATAAATTATGAAAATACAAAAAAGAAAGAAAAAAATTCCCAGGAAATATTAAAAAATAATAAGTAA
- a CDS encoding cation-translocating P-type ATPase, which translates to MTLEDKKLKKFNIKGLNDEEVKRLIKDGKVNYIPKAPSRTIWQILRANLFTSFNLINIILAIVVIIAGSPKNSIFVGVIVVNTIIGVAQEVRAKDILEKLSVISLAKAKVVRNGHIIEIPAQKIVLGDILYIESGMQILADAEFIDGDGIEIDESMLTGESDSIFKNPKDKLYSGSFVVAGEGFISVTKVGKETYSSSLAEEAKQFKIINSELQTSINKIFKVIIWIVIPLSILLTITQLNIKGTTWQAAVIGTVGGIIGMIPEGLVLLTSATFIVAVIKLSKFDTLVQQLCATEILARVDVLCLDKTGTLTKGKLKLSSIKNIGKEKKETIDNVLALLVNNLPSKNPTQNAILDKYSDFQTSDKCISKIPFSSKRKWGGATFEKLGTWVLGAPEIVLKNNYEIIRDSVDEEAKKGKRVLLLAHIKKDVITEELEGIVEPEAIIVIEDIIRDEAEETLRYFNEHSVDVKILSGDNPVTVAEVARRAGVKNSDKYINAGMLPEDEDEFLRTVKNTAIFGRVTPHQKKRIVIALKKLGHTVAMTGDGVNDVLALKASDCGIAMANGSDATKAVAQLVLMKSDFSALPKVVEEGRKQINNVERVAELFLSKTVYSVILAFICSILMIPFPILPIQLSLVGSCTIGIPGFFLALLPSKGAVKKGFLRRVLTVSIPNGIILAAFTLGMFIMCLYRKIPLGYSRTLALLMFSGISIVILFRVARPLTKFKTILCMLMFGIILLAFLTPIGRFIFSLNRIILKYWVISLLIIGISGPCITKIVDTIRNIVNKNIKLKLAKSKVDNAD; encoded by the coding sequence ATATTTGTAGGAGTAATAGTAGTAAATACGATTATAGGAGTTGCTCAGGAAGTAAGAGCAAAAGACATATTAGAAAAGCTTTCAGTTATAAGTTTAGCTAAAGCAAAAGTTGTTAGAAACGGACATATAATAGAAATTCCAGCACAGAAAATAGTTCTTGGAGACATATTATACATAGAATCAGGGATGCAGATACTTGCAGATGCTGAATTTATTGATGGCGATGGAATAGAAATAGATGAATCGATGCTTACAGGAGAATCTGATTCAATATTTAAAAATCCTAAGGATAAGCTTTATTCAGGAAGTTTTGTAGTTGCAGGAGAAGGTTTTATTTCAGTAACAAAAGTTGGAAAAGAAACATATTCATCAAGTCTTGCAGAAGAGGCAAAACAGTTTAAAATAATTAATTCAGAGCTTCAGACATCAATAAATAAAATTTTCAAAGTAATAATATGGATAGTAATTCCACTTTCTATACTTCTTACTATAACACAGCTTAATATAAAAGGAACAACATGGCAGGCAGCTGTTATTGGTACAGTTGGAGGCATAATAGGAATGATTCCTGAAGGACTTGTACTTCTCACAAGCGCCACTTTTATAGTGGCAGTAATAAAACTGTCTAAGTTTGATACACTTGTTCAGCAGCTCTGTGCAACAGAGATACTTGCAAGAGTAGATGTATTATGTCTTGACAAAACAGGTACCCTTACTAAGGGAAAACTAAAATTAAGCTCTATAAAGAATATAGGAAAAGAGAAGAAAGAGACAATAGATAATGTACTTGCTTTACTTGTAAATAACCTTCCAAGCAAAAATCCTACTCAAAATGCGATATTAGATAAGTATTCAGATTTTCAGACAAGTGATAAATGCATATCTAAGATTCCGTTCTCATCAAAACGTAAATGGGGCGGAGCAACATTTGAAAAATTAGGTACATGGGTACTTGGAGCACCTGAAATAGTATTAAAAAATAATTATGAAATAATTAGAGATTCTGTTGATGAAGAGGCAAAAAAAGGGAAAAGAGTTCTGCTTCTTGCACATATTAAAAAAGATGTTATAACAGAGGAGTTAGAAGGCATAGTTGAACCTGAAGCGATTATAGTAATTGAAGATATCATAAGAGACGAAGCAGAAGAAACATTAAGATATTTTAATGAACATTCTGTTGATGTTAAAATTCTATCAGGAGATAATCCAGTTACAGTAGCAGAAGTTGCAAGACGTGCCGGAGTAAAAAATTCTGATAAATACATAAATGCAGGAATGCTTCCAGAAGATGAAGATGAATTTCTTAGAACTGTAAAAAATACAGCTATATTTGGAAGAGTAACTCCACATCAAAAGAAAAGAATAGTAATTGCACTTAAAAAATTAGGGCATACAGTTGCAATGACTGGAGATGGAGTTAATGATGTACTTGCACTAAAAGCATCAGATTGCGGTATTGCAATGGCTAATGGTTCCGATGCTACAAAAGCAGTTGCACAGCTTGTTTTAATGAAGTCAGATTTTTCTGCACTTCCAAAAGTTGTTGAAGAGGGAAGAAAACAGATAAACAACGTAGAAAGAGTTGCAGAACTATTTCTATCAAAGACTGTTTATTCAGTTATTCTTGCTTTTATCTGTTCAATACTCATGATCCCTTTTCCGATACTTCCAATACAGTTATCACTTGTAGGAAGCTGTACAATAGGGATACCAGGATTTTTCTTAGCTCTTTTACCAAGTAAAGGTGCAGTAAAAAAAGGATTTTTAAGAAGAGTTCTTACAGTAAGTATTCCTAATGGAATAATACTTGCAGCTTTTACACTTGGAATGTTTATAATGTGTTTATATAGAAAAATTCCACTTGGATATAGTAGAACACTTGCGCTTTTAATGTTCTCAGGAATAAGTATAGTTATTTTGTTTAGAGTAGCAAGACCGCTTACAAAGTTTAAAACTATTTTGTGTATGTTAATGTTTGGAATAATATTACTTGCGTTTTTAACTCCAATTGGAAGATTCATATTCAGTTTAAATAGAATAATACTAAAATACTGGGTAATATCTCTTCTTATAATAGGAATTTCGGGCCCATGTATAACAAAAATAGTTGATACAATTAGAAATATAGTAAACAAAAATATAAAGCTTAAACTAGCTAAGTCTAAAGTTGACAATGCTGATTAA